The following coding sequences lie in one Miscanthus floridulus cultivar M001 chromosome 9, ASM1932011v1, whole genome shotgun sequence genomic window:
- the LOC136479225 gene encoding uncharacterized protein gives MSWHQSKVSGKIGEPSNPEGPEGSGPRLILSRGQRRRLRKRLAKDADAEALNKHDLGKGQQEASTEATSVVSDDQLGHTEGSSAEENRSQLSSDGNIDDQVTSSQVPTVVSSKPDFTENQQAAFNAAPPSSDDKLNQQDESNRHEASLEEPTESQPSESGTLSHTIAEDETKSTVGEDFLKFLLLFNDGTSRFKDGSHTERVPFFEGMVEAVRFTGSPIFYVPFKFIEMYDMSLAGTIQNSYPRISKDLTQSVCKYLAKHGVDIAAQLEILHLPEPSVQLFLDFIKDLDFLEEYDVYAFDLEHSPSYHSRKMALGYMHAIVDKFKEGRCFGGNWDESKMLVRKGSKFSIECEDQPFTPALGYLDLCKFDEVVVQRFKNNKGRLPVYFKELKDDFLLIHDSFKDPKRWEIFLLLISYPFALAAPIVRSTFVLDIYRAADSESSGKDYAYSPLNIRSGMHDWRKKAAAHWLFKYVYDHKNFGNGPWTSVYTFTKWAVSHWSLFKFSRHFISHVLCYTKNINGGQRVRDLAIVDMMLGVNLDITLRSQFDSLSSIAILMVCSPVRGDILCHLIVWTSQSKSLPLELKSLEMRLQHQLIWCPVVLHI, from the exons ATGTCATGGCACCAATCAAAAGTTTCTGGAAAAATTGGAGAACCTTCTAATCCTGAAGGACCTGAAGGATCTGGTCCTAGACTGATCTTATCGAGGGGCCAGAGAAGGCGGCTGAGAAAGCGCCTTGCAAAGGATGCAGATGCAGAAGCCTTAAACAAGCATGATTTAGGGAAAGGCCAACAAGAGGCTTCCACGGAAGCAACATCAGTAGTATCAGATGACCAGCTGGGTCATACAGAGGGCTCTAGTGCAGAAGAAAACAGGAGTCAGTTATCATCTGATGGAAACATAGATGATCAGGTCACTTCCTCTCAGGTACCTACAGTTGTTTCAAGCAAGCCAGATTTTACAGAAAACCAGCAAGCTGCTTTCAATGCAGCACCACCAAGCTCAGATGATAAGCTAAATCAACAAGATGAAAGCAATAGACATGAAGCATCATTGGAGGAACCTACAGAGTCTCAACCCAGTGAGAGTGGAACTTTATCACACACAATTGCAGAAGATGAGACCAAATCTACAGTTGGTGAAGATTTCCTGAAGTTTCTTCTATT GTTCAATGATGGTACGAGTCGATTTAAGGATGGAAGTCATACAGAGAGGGTCCCATTCTTCGAAGGCATGGTGGAGGCTGTAAGATTTACTGGCTCACCAATATTTTATGTGCCATTTAAGTTTATCGAGATGTATGATATGAGCTTAGCAGGCACTATACAAAACAGTTATCCCAG GATATCCAAAGATTTGACACAGTCCGTTTGCAAATATCTGGCAAAACATGGAGTTGATATTGCTGCTCAACTAGAAATTCTCCATCTTCCTGAACCAAG TGTTCAGCTTTTCTTGGATTTCATTAAGGATCTGGATTTTCTTGAGGAATATGATGTCTATGCTTTTGATTTGGAACACTCGCCATCATATCACTCAAGAAAGATGGCCCTAGGATATATGCACGCCATTGTGGATAAATTTAAGGAGGGCCGTTGTTTTGGTGGAAACTGGGATGAGTCTAAAATGTTGGTTCGTAAGGGTTCCAAGTTTTCCATTGAATGTGAAGATCAGCCATTCACTCCTGCATTAGGATATCTTGATCTTTGCAAATTTGATGAAGTTGTGGTTCAGCGATTCAAGAATAACAAGGGAAGGTTGCCTGTATATTTTAAAGAGTTGAAGGATGATTTTTTGCTGATACATGATTCTTTCAAGGACCCGAAGAGATGGGAGATATTTCTTTTGCTCATAAGTTATCCATTTGCACTAGCAGCTCCAATTGTTAGATCCACCTTTGTTTTGGATATCTATCGAGCAGCTGACTCTGAGAGTTCTGGGAAAGACTATGCATATTCTCCATTGAACATCAGATCAGGTATGCATGACTGGAGGAAAAAGGCTGCAGCACACTGGCTGTTCAAGTATGTTTATGATCACAAGAACTTTGGCAATGGACCTTGGACCTCTGTATATACATTTACCAAATGGGCTGTTTCTCATTGGTCTTTGTTCAAGTTCTCTAGGCATTTCATTAGTCATGTGCTTTGCTACACAAAG AATATCAACGGTGGCCAGCGAGTGCGGGACTTGGCAATAGTTGATATGATGTTGGGCGTCAACTTGGACATTACATTGCGCAGTCAATTCGATTCTTTATCTTCAATTGCGATCTTGATGGTTTGTTCTCCAGTCCGTGGAGACATTTTGTGTCATCTGA TTGTATGGACAAGCCAAAGCAAATCATTGCCATTGGAATTGAAAAGTTTGGAGATGAGGCTTCAACATCAG CTGATTTGGTGTCCAGTAGTACTTCACATATGA